The proteins below are encoded in one region of Sminthopsis crassicaudata isolate SCR6 chromosome 1, ASM4859323v1, whole genome shotgun sequence:
- the LOC141565838 gene encoding adenylate kinase isoenzyme 1-like isoform X1, producing MGRCHSKLPQVGKPLRPQQKDLLKSYRIIFVMGGPGCGKGTQCENMAAKYGFCHVGLGELLREEANQATVRGQLIRDIMLKGLLVPTGVILDMVSDNMLSRPDSKGFLIDGFPRELSQAKEFERIVGRSPNIVIVFDCSTETMIHRVLLRGQEEHREDDVEDIVRQRLETHYTLCEPILAFYQQKNLLRNILAEDAAENIFAKCCSVIDSLQ from the exons ATGGGCAGATGCCATTCCAAGCTGCCCCAGGTGGGAAAACCCCTGAGGCCTCAGCAGAAGG ATCTGCTCAAGTCTTACCGGATCATCTTCGTAATGGGGGGACCAGGATGTGGCAAGGGGACACAGTGTGAGAACATGGCAGCCAAGTACGGCTTCTGCCACGTGGGCCTTGGGGAGCTTTTGAGGGAGGAGGCAAATCAGGCGACTGTGCGGGGCCAGCTGATCCGGGACATCATGCTGAAGGGCCTGCTGGTGCCCACG GGTGTGATTCTGGACATGGTGAGTGACAACATGTTGTCCCGCCCAGACAGCAAGGGCTTTCTCATAGATGGATTCCCTCGGGAGCTCAGCCAAGCCAAGGAGTTTGAGCGCATT GTGGGCCGCTCCCCCAACATCGTCATCGTCTTTGACTGCTCCACGGAGACCATGATTCACCGGGTGTTGCTTCGAGGCCAGGAGGAGCACCGTGAAGATGATGTGGAGGACATTGTACGCCAGCGGCTGGAGACCCATTACACCCTGTGCGAGCCCATCCTGGCTTTCTACCAGCAGAAAAACCTTCTCCGGAAT ATCCTGGCAGAAGATGCTGCagaaaatatctttgccaaatgcTGTTCCGTCATTGACAGTCTGCAGTAG
- the LOC141565866 gene encoding general transcription factor IIF subunit 1-like isoform X2, giving the protein MTTLGTSSQTVTEYVVRVPKNNLKRYNIMAFNAADKVNFSTWHQAKMERDLSNKKIYQEEEMPESGAGSEFNRKLRDEARRKKYGIILKAFKAEDQPWLLKVNGKTGRRFKGVKKGGVTENTSYYIFTQCPDGAFEAFPVHNWYNFTPLARHRTLTAEEAEEEWERRNKVLNHFSIMQQRRLKDQDHDEDEDEHKEKKSRKKPSELRIHDLEDDLEMSSEDSNSSGEEGEKVPKSKKKAAPSRGGKKKKKKGSDDEAFEDSDDGDFEGQEVDYMSDGSSSEEEAVGKTKVVQQEEDGPKGIDEESESSEESEEEKPPEEEEKEEEDKKAPNPQEKKRRKGDSSEESDTSEESDIDNEASSALFMTKKKTPPKRERKASGSSSRGNSRPSTPSVDSGSTSSTLRAAASKLEQGKRQTGPSDTPAAKRLRLDAGPQSISGKSTPQPQSGKSTPSSGDVQVTEDAVRRYLTRKPMTTKDLLKKFQTKKTGLSSDQTVNVLAQILKRLNPERKMINDKMHFSLKE; this is encoded by the exons ATGACGACCTTG GGGACCAGCAGCCAGACTGTGACCGAGTATGTCGTTCGAGTTCCCAA GAACAACCTCAAGAGGTACAACATCATGGCTTTCAACGCAGCGGACAAAGTCAACTTCTCCACCTGGCACCAG GCCAAGATGGAGCGGGACCTGAGCAACAAGAAGATCTACCAGGAGGAGGAGATGCCGGAGTCCGGGGCCGGCAGCGAGTTCAATCGCAAGCTGCGGGACGAGGCCAGGAGGAAGAAGTACGGCATCATCCTCAAGGCCTTCAAGGCTGAAGACCAGCCCTGGCTACTCAAAGTCAATGGCAAAACGGGCAGGAG GTTCAAGGGAGTGAAGAAGGGCGGGGTGACGGAAAACACCTCGTACTACATCTTCACCCAGTGCCCCGACGGGGCCTTCGAAGCCTTCCCTGTGCACAACTGGTACAACTTCACCCCTCTGGCGCGGCACCGGACGCTCACGGCCGAGGAGGCCGAGGAGGAATGGGAGAG GAGGAACAAAGTCCTGAACCACTTCAGCATCATGCAGCAGCGGCGGCTGAAGGACCAGGACCACGATGAGGATGAAGATGAGCATAAAGAGAAGAAGAGCCGGAAGAAGCCCAGTGAGCTCCGCATCCATGACCTGGAGGACGACCTGGAGATGAGCTCTGAGGACAGCAACAGCAGTGGGGAGGAGG GAGAGAAGGTCCCCAAGAGCAAGAAGAAGGCGGCTCCCTCCAGGGGgggcaagaagaagaagaagaagggctCTGATGATGAGGCCTTTGAGGACAGCGATGATGGGGACTTTGAGGGCCAGGAGGTGGACTACATGTCAGATGGCTCCAG CTCTGAGGAGGAGGCGGTAGGGAAAACCAAGGTGGTCCAGCAGGAGGAGGACGGCCCTAAAG GCattgatgaggaaagtgaaagcAGTGAGGAGAGTGAGGAGGAGAAGCCccctgaggaggaggagaaggaggaagaagataagaaGGCCCCCAACCCacaggagaagaagaggaggaaag gagacagcagcgaggaGTCGGACACCTCCGAGGAGAGTGACATCGACAACGAGGCGTCCTCGGCCCTCTTCATGACC AAGAAGAAGACTCCCCCCAAGAGGGAGCGGAAGGCCTCAGGCAGCAGCTCCAGGGGCAACAGCCGCCCTAGCACTCCCAGTGTGGACAGCGGCAGCACGTCCTCCACCCTGCGGGCAGCCGCCAGCAAGCTGGAGCAAG GGAAGCGCCAGACGGGACCCAGTGATACACCTGCTGCCAAGCGCCTGAGGCTGGATGCGGGGCCTCAGAGCATCTCAGGGAAATCCACCCCCCAGCCTCAGTCTGGCAAGTCCACGCCCAGCAGTGG TGATGTGCAGGTGACAGAGGACGCGGTCAGGCGCTACCTGACCCGAAAGCCCATGACCACCAAGGACCTGCTGAAGAAGTTCCAGACCAAGAAGACGGGGCTCAGCAGTGACCAGACAGTCAACGTGCTGGCCCAGATCTTGAAGCGCCTCAACCCGGAGCGCAAGATGATCAATGACAAGATGCACTTCTCCCTTAAGGAGTGA
- the LOC141565838 gene encoding adenylate kinase isoenzyme 1-like isoform X2, which translates to MPFQAAPDLLKSYRIIFVMGGPGCGKGTQCENMAAKYGFCHVGLGELLREEANQATVRGQLIRDIMLKGLLVPTGVILDMVSDNMLSRPDSKGFLIDGFPRELSQAKEFERIVGRSPNIVIVFDCSTETMIHRVLLRGQEEHREDDVEDIVRQRLETHYTLCEPILAFYQQKNLLRNILAEDAAENIFAKCCSVIDSLQ; encoded by the exons ATGCCATTCCAAGCTGCCCCAG ATCTGCTCAAGTCTTACCGGATCATCTTCGTAATGGGGGGACCAGGATGTGGCAAGGGGACACAGTGTGAGAACATGGCAGCCAAGTACGGCTTCTGCCACGTGGGCCTTGGGGAGCTTTTGAGGGAGGAGGCAAATCAGGCGACTGTGCGGGGCCAGCTGATCCGGGACATCATGCTGAAGGGCCTGCTGGTGCCCACG GGTGTGATTCTGGACATGGTGAGTGACAACATGTTGTCCCGCCCAGACAGCAAGGGCTTTCTCATAGATGGATTCCCTCGGGAGCTCAGCCAAGCCAAGGAGTTTGAGCGCATT GTGGGCCGCTCCCCCAACATCGTCATCGTCTTTGACTGCTCCACGGAGACCATGATTCACCGGGTGTTGCTTCGAGGCCAGGAGGAGCACCGTGAAGATGATGTGGAGGACATTGTACGCCAGCGGCTGGAGACCCATTACACCCTGTGCGAGCCCATCCTGGCTTTCTACCAGCAGAAAAACCTTCTCCGGAAT ATCCTGGCAGAAGATGCTGCagaaaatatctttgccaaatgcTGTTCCGTCATTGACAGTCTGCAGTAG
- the LOC141565838 gene encoding adenylate kinase isoenzyme 1-like isoform X4, which produces MGRCHSKLPQVGKPLRPQQKDLLKSYRIIFVMGGPGCGKGTQCENMAAKYGFCHVGLGELLREEANQATVRGQLIRDIMLKGLLVPTVGRSPNIVIVFDCSTETMIHRVLLRGQEEHREDDVEDIVRQRLETHYTLCEPILAFYQQKNLLRNILAEDAAENIFAKCCSVIDSLQ; this is translated from the exons ATGGGCAGATGCCATTCCAAGCTGCCCCAGGTGGGAAAACCCCTGAGGCCTCAGCAGAAGG ATCTGCTCAAGTCTTACCGGATCATCTTCGTAATGGGGGGACCAGGATGTGGCAAGGGGACACAGTGTGAGAACATGGCAGCCAAGTACGGCTTCTGCCACGTGGGCCTTGGGGAGCTTTTGAGGGAGGAGGCAAATCAGGCGACTGTGCGGGGCCAGCTGATCCGGGACATCATGCTGAAGGGCCTGCTGGTGCCCACG GTGGGCCGCTCCCCCAACATCGTCATCGTCTTTGACTGCTCCACGGAGACCATGATTCACCGGGTGTTGCTTCGAGGCCAGGAGGAGCACCGTGAAGATGATGTGGAGGACATTGTACGCCAGCGGCTGGAGACCCATTACACCCTGTGCGAGCCCATCCTGGCTTTCTACCAGCAGAAAAACCTTCTCCGGAAT ATCCTGGCAGAAGATGCTGCagaaaatatctttgccaaatgcTGTTCCGTCATTGACAGTCTGCAGTAG
- the LOC141565838 gene encoding adenylate kinase isoenzyme 1-like isoform X3, with protein MGGPGCGKGTQCENMAAKYGFCHVGLGELLREEANQATVRGQLIRDIMLKGLLVPTGVILDMVSDNMLSRPDSKGFLIDGFPRELSQAKEFERIVGRSPNIVIVFDCSTETMIHRVLLRGQEEHREDDVEDIVRQRLETHYTLCEPILAFYQQKNLLRNILAEDAAENIFAKCCSVIDSLQ; from the exons ATGGGGGGACCAGGATGTGGCAAGGGGACACAGTGTGAGAACATGGCAGCCAAGTACGGCTTCTGCCACGTGGGCCTTGGGGAGCTTTTGAGGGAGGAGGCAAATCAGGCGACTGTGCGGGGCCAGCTGATCCGGGACATCATGCTGAAGGGCCTGCTGGTGCCCACG GGTGTGATTCTGGACATGGTGAGTGACAACATGTTGTCCCGCCCAGACAGCAAGGGCTTTCTCATAGATGGATTCCCTCGGGAGCTCAGCCAAGCCAAGGAGTTTGAGCGCATT GTGGGCCGCTCCCCCAACATCGTCATCGTCTTTGACTGCTCCACGGAGACCATGATTCACCGGGTGTTGCTTCGAGGCCAGGAGGAGCACCGTGAAGATGATGTGGAGGACATTGTACGCCAGCGGCTGGAGACCCATTACACCCTGTGCGAGCCCATCCTGGCTTTCTACCAGCAGAAAAACCTTCTCCGGAAT ATCCTGGCAGAAGATGCTGCagaaaatatctttgccaaatgcTGTTCCGTCATTGACAGTCTGCAGTAG
- the LOC141565866 gene encoding general transcription factor IIF subunit 1-like isoform X1, giving the protein MTTLGTSSQTVTEYVVRVPKNNLKRYNIMAFNAADKVNFSTWHQAKMERDLSNKKIYQEEEMPESGAGSEFNRKLRDEARRKKYGIILKAFKAEDQPWLLKVNGKTGRRFKGVKKGGVTENTSYYIFTQCPDGAFEAFPVHNWYNFTPLARHRTLTAEEAEEEWERRNKVLNHFSIMQQRRLKDQDHDEDEDEHKEKKSRKKPSELRIHDLEDDLEMSSEDSNSSGEEGEKVPKSKKKAAPSRGGKKKKKKGSDDEAFEDSDDGDFEGQEVDYMSDGSSSSEEEAVGKTKVVQQEEDGPKGIDEESESSEESEEEKPPEEEEKEEEDKKAPNPQEKKRRKGDSSEESDTSEESDIDNEASSALFMTKKKTPPKRERKASGSSSRGNSRPSTPSVDSGSTSSTLRAAASKLEQGKRQTGPSDTPAAKRLRLDAGPQSISGKSTPQPQSGKSTPSSGDVQVTEDAVRRYLTRKPMTTKDLLKKFQTKKTGLSSDQTVNVLAQILKRLNPERKMINDKMHFSLKE; this is encoded by the exons ATGACGACCTTG GGGACCAGCAGCCAGACTGTGACCGAGTATGTCGTTCGAGTTCCCAA GAACAACCTCAAGAGGTACAACATCATGGCTTTCAACGCAGCGGACAAAGTCAACTTCTCCACCTGGCACCAG GCCAAGATGGAGCGGGACCTGAGCAACAAGAAGATCTACCAGGAGGAGGAGATGCCGGAGTCCGGGGCCGGCAGCGAGTTCAATCGCAAGCTGCGGGACGAGGCCAGGAGGAAGAAGTACGGCATCATCCTCAAGGCCTTCAAGGCTGAAGACCAGCCCTGGCTACTCAAAGTCAATGGCAAAACGGGCAGGAG GTTCAAGGGAGTGAAGAAGGGCGGGGTGACGGAAAACACCTCGTACTACATCTTCACCCAGTGCCCCGACGGGGCCTTCGAAGCCTTCCCTGTGCACAACTGGTACAACTTCACCCCTCTGGCGCGGCACCGGACGCTCACGGCCGAGGAGGCCGAGGAGGAATGGGAGAG GAGGAACAAAGTCCTGAACCACTTCAGCATCATGCAGCAGCGGCGGCTGAAGGACCAGGACCACGATGAGGATGAAGATGAGCATAAAGAGAAGAAGAGCCGGAAGAAGCCCAGTGAGCTCCGCATCCATGACCTGGAGGACGACCTGGAGATGAGCTCTGAGGACAGCAACAGCAGTGGGGAGGAGG GAGAGAAGGTCCCCAAGAGCAAGAAGAAGGCGGCTCCCTCCAGGGGgggcaagaagaagaagaagaagggctCTGATGATGAGGCCTTTGAGGACAGCGATGATGGGGACTTTGAGGGCCAGGAGGTGGACTACATGTCAGATGGCTCCAG CAGCTCTGAGGAGGAGGCGGTAGGGAAAACCAAGGTGGTCCAGCAGGAGGAGGACGGCCCTAAAG GCattgatgaggaaagtgaaagcAGTGAGGAGAGTGAGGAGGAGAAGCCccctgaggaggaggagaaggaggaagaagataagaaGGCCCCCAACCCacaggagaagaagaggaggaaag gagacagcagcgaggaGTCGGACACCTCCGAGGAGAGTGACATCGACAACGAGGCGTCCTCGGCCCTCTTCATGACC AAGAAGAAGACTCCCCCCAAGAGGGAGCGGAAGGCCTCAGGCAGCAGCTCCAGGGGCAACAGCCGCCCTAGCACTCCCAGTGTGGACAGCGGCAGCACGTCCTCCACCCTGCGGGCAGCCGCCAGCAAGCTGGAGCAAG GGAAGCGCCAGACGGGACCCAGTGATACACCTGCTGCCAAGCGCCTGAGGCTGGATGCGGGGCCTCAGAGCATCTCAGGGAAATCCACCCCCCAGCCTCAGTCTGGCAAGTCCACGCCCAGCAGTGG TGATGTGCAGGTGACAGAGGACGCGGTCAGGCGCTACCTGACCCGAAAGCCCATGACCACCAAGGACCTGCTGAAGAAGTTCCAGACCAAGAAGACGGGGCTCAGCAGTGACCAGACAGTCAACGTGCTGGCCCAGATCTTGAAGCGCCTCAACCCGGAGCGCAAGATGATCAATGACAAGATGCACTTCTCCCTTAAGGAGTGA